The following proteins are co-located in the Eptesicus fuscus isolate TK198812 chromosome 9, DD_ASM_mEF_20220401, whole genome shotgun sequence genome:
- the KLF18 gene encoding Kruppel-like factor 18 translates to MERKGCVGLGFELGRIPELITFLQETTGEDLVQLSGNCEETHSLPPEIVEFLEDYCETHESRTPAATEPQIYTPLTARGDESQHESIQNQVMTPMRPKVMISAYSNIPGTVLDQNSTTFPVNAFGIPPGELSETASMDQKMTSFDQKKPTATSWMIGATDNPKTLFTDCQKTTITANNMTISKEGSQMKALSDEQTVYGGQIPFSGDQTRYGGQIPFSGDQTCYGGQIPFSGDRTRYGGQIPFSGGQTRYGGQIPFSGDRTHYGGQIPFSGGQTRYGGQVHLGGDHTRYEGQITFSGDWIRYGGQITFSADPIRHGGQMFLGGDQTRYGGQIPFSGDQTRYGGQMFLGGDQTCYGGQIPFSRDQTHYGGQMFLGGDQTHYGGQIPFSGDQTSYGGQMAALKGGYPVTFTCNQTFTGGQVTTYNSDQTLYGGQMVTLKGDQMRAFNDDHTLYGSHMMPCQSSSLPYPGLLYCSSSHLTQGQCLEEQKSELKTQRCQFKKNLDISKPYICTYQDCKKSYSKYSYLQIHKRKHTGEKPYKCNVKGCTWEFARSDELKRHNKRHSGERPYTCSLCSRRFARSDHLKQHQKVHQ, encoded by the exons ATGGAAAGGAAGGGTTGTGTGGGATTGGGATTTGAGTTAGGTAGGATCCCTGAACTTATAACATTTTTGCAGGAAACCACAGGTGAAGATCTAGTTCAGTTATCAGGCAACTGCGAAGAGACTCACTCTTTACCTCCGGAAATTGTGGAGTTCCTCGAGGACTACTGTGAGACACATGAGTCAAGAACTCCAGCTGCAACAGAGCCACAGATCTATACCCCTCTGACTGCCCGTGGTGACGAGAGCCAACATGAGTCCATCCAGAACCAGGTGATGACTCCTATGAGGCCCAAAGTGATGATTTCTGCATATTCGAATATCCCTGGGACAGTGCTTGACCAGAACTCAACAACATTCCCTGTCAATGCCTTTGGTATACCCCCTGGAGAACTAAGTGAGACTGCCTCCATGGACCAGAAGATGACCTCCTTTGATCAGAAAAAACCCACAGCAACCTCCTGGATGATAGGTGCTACTGACAACCCAAAGACATTGTTCACCGATTGCCAAAAGACAACCATCACTGCAAACAACATGACAATCTCCAAAGAAGGTAGCCAGATGAAGGCCCTCAGTGATGAACAGACTGTCTATGGAGGCCAGATCCCCTTCAGTGGGGACCAGACCCGTTATGGAGGCCAGATCCCCTTCAGTGGGGACCAGACCTGTTATGGAGGCCAGATCCCCTTCAGTGGGGACCGCACCCGTTATGGAGGCCAGATCCCTTTCAGTGGGGGCCAGACCCGTTATGGAGGCCAGATCCCCTTCAGTGGGGACCGCACCCATTATGGAGGCCAGATCCCTTTCAGTGGGGGCCAGACCCGTTATGGAGGCCAGGTGCACTTAGGTGGAGACCATACCCGTTATGAAGGCCAGATCACCTTCAGTGGGGACTGGATTCGTTATGGAGGCCAGATCACCTTCAGTGCGGACCCGATCCGTCATGGAGGCCAGATGTTCTTAGGTGGGGACCAGACCCGTTATGGAGGCCAGATCCCCTTCAGTGGGGACCAGACCCGTTATGGAGGCCAGATGTTCTTAGGTGGGGACCAGACCTGTTATGGAGGCCAGATCCCCTTCAGTAGGGACCAGACCCATTATGGAGGCCAGATGTTCTTAGGTGGGGACCAGACCCATTATGGAGGCCAGATCCCCTTCAGTGGGGACCAGACCTCTTATGGGGGCCAGATGGCAGCTCTTAAAGGGGGCTATCCAGTGACCTTCACTTGTAACCAGACCTTCACTGGGGGCCAGGTGACAACATACAACAGTGACCAGACTCTCTATGGGGGTCAGATGGTGACCCTTAAGGGGGACCAGATGAGAGCTTTCAATGATGACCACACTCTCTATGGAAGCCATATGATGCCATGTCAATCGTCATCATTGCCATACCCAGGATTACTGTACTGTTCAAGTTCCCATTTGACCCAAGGACAATGCCTGGAAGAGCAGAAGTCAGAACTCAAAACCCAGAGATGTCAGTTCAAGAAGAATCTTGACATTTCAAAGCCCTACATTTGCACGTACCAGGACTGTAAGAAGTCATATTCAAAGTATTCCTATCTCCAAATCCATAAGCGCAAACACACTG GGGAGAAGCCCTACAAATGCAACGTGAAGGGATGCACCTGGGAATTCGCCCGTTCAGATGAGCTCAAGAGACACAACAAAAGGCACAGTGGGGAGCGACCCTACACGTGTTCTCTGTGCAGCAGGCGTTTTGCGCGATCTGACCACTTAAAGCAGCACCAGAAAGTCCACCAGTGA
- the KLF17 gene encoding Krueppel-like factor 17 isoform X1: MERADQWPVAPHQDTEKPMCISDTSPSPESSGVHTSWDHDSSGIQHLLQSPQLERMPLVSAQEPRQNADEMGPQFNVLLTEGSVNYCPQVTLPPSQMVYCQRMSPSQPGMTHAFDGSQMMSFGEPNIPGMAMTFSGNLNMPRSGPPVTMSHIRTPTMHYSGHPPVPSNRDSLTPTMLLPAPVPSAGGQAGIPSLAPMLPPRDPHNCGMPPAGSPSLLTLESQDSFVSQPASQEDPFLAEQPMPAPQRAEQNVGAPERACRSRSPMARPYCCPYENCGKAYTKRSHLLSHQRKHTGERPYKCQWEGCTWSFFRSDELGRHMRIHTKYRPHRCDQCGREFMRSDHLRQHQRTHLRAPGSPSPQANDEERAGPPAPDL, translated from the exons gatACCGAGAAGCCCATGTGCATCTCGGACACGTCTCCATCACCCGAAAGCAGTGGAGTGCACACCTCTTGGGACCATGACTCCTCAGGCATTCAACACCTCCTTCAGAGCCCACAGCTGGAGAGGATGCCCTTGGTTTctgctcaggagcccaggcagAATGCAGATGAAATGGGGCCACAGTTCAATGTGTTGCTGACTGAGGGTAGTGTGAACTATTGCCCCCAAGtgactctccctccttcccaaatGGTTTACTGTCAGAGAATGTCCCCCTCTCAACCAGGAATGACTCATGCCTTCGACGGGTCCCAGATGATGTCCTTTGGAGAGCCCAATATTCCAGGGATGGCCATGACCTTCAGTGGAAATCTGAACATGCCCCGCAGTGGACCACCAGTCACAATGTCCCACATTAGGACACCAACAATGCATTATTCTGGCCATCCTCCAGTACCTTCTAATAGAGACTCTTTAACACCTACAATGTTATTGCCTGCCCCTGTGCCTTCTgctgggggccaggctgggatTCCCTCTTTGGCTCCGATGTTGCCCCCTAGAGATCCCCACAACTGTGGAATGCCCCCAGCTGGCTCCCCGTCATTGCTGACTTTAGAATCCCAGGACTCTTTCGTTAGCCAGCCAGCCTCCCAGGAAGACCCCTTCCTGGCCGAGCAGCCTATGCCTGCGCCACAAAGAGCAGAGCAGAATGTCGGGGCCCCGGAAAGGGCCTGCAGGAGCAGATCCCCGATGGCAAGGCCTTACTGCTGCCCCTACGAGAACTGTGGGAAAGCTTACACCAAGCGCTCCCACCTCCTGAGTCACCAGCGCAAACACACAG GTGAGAGGCCCTATAAATGTCAGTGGGAAGGCTGTACGTGGTCTTTCTTCCGTTCTGATGAGCTTGGACGGCACATGCGGATACACACCAAATACCGGCCACACAGATGTGATCAGTGCGGCCGAGAGTTCATGAGATCTGACCATCTCCGGCAACACCAAAGGACTCATCTGCGGGCGCCAGgatcccccagcccacaggccaacgATGAAGAGAGAGCTGGTCCTCCTGCTCCTGATCTTTAG
- the KLF17 gene encoding Krueppel-like factor 17 isoform X2, with protein MDTEKPMCISDTSPSPESSGVHTSWDHDSSGIQHLLQSPQLERMPLVSAQEPRQNADEMGPQFNVLLTEGSVNYCPQVTLPPSQMVYCQRMSPSQPGMTHAFDGSQMMSFGEPNIPGMAMTFSGNLNMPRSGPPVTMSHIRTPTMHYSGHPPVPSNRDSLTPTMLLPAPVPSAGGQAGIPSLAPMLPPRDPHNCGMPPAGSPSLLTLESQDSFVSQPASQEDPFLAEQPMPAPQRAEQNVGAPERACRSRSPMARPYCCPYENCGKAYTKRSHLLSHQRKHTGERPYKCQWEGCTWSFFRSDELGRHMRIHTKYRPHRCDQCGREFMRSDHLRQHQRTHLRAPGSPSPQANDEERAGPPAPDL; from the exons gatACCGAGAAGCCCATGTGCATCTCGGACACGTCTCCATCACCCGAAAGCAGTGGAGTGCACACCTCTTGGGACCATGACTCCTCAGGCATTCAACACCTCCTTCAGAGCCCACAGCTGGAGAGGATGCCCTTGGTTTctgctcaggagcccaggcagAATGCAGATGAAATGGGGCCACAGTTCAATGTGTTGCTGACTGAGGGTAGTGTGAACTATTGCCCCCAAGtgactctccctccttcccaaatGGTTTACTGTCAGAGAATGTCCCCCTCTCAACCAGGAATGACTCATGCCTTCGACGGGTCCCAGATGATGTCCTTTGGAGAGCCCAATATTCCAGGGATGGCCATGACCTTCAGTGGAAATCTGAACATGCCCCGCAGTGGACCACCAGTCACAATGTCCCACATTAGGACACCAACAATGCATTATTCTGGCCATCCTCCAGTACCTTCTAATAGAGACTCTTTAACACCTACAATGTTATTGCCTGCCCCTGTGCCTTCTgctgggggccaggctgggatTCCCTCTTTGGCTCCGATGTTGCCCCCTAGAGATCCCCACAACTGTGGAATGCCCCCAGCTGGCTCCCCGTCATTGCTGACTTTAGAATCCCAGGACTCTTTCGTTAGCCAGCCAGCCTCCCAGGAAGACCCCTTCCTGGCCGAGCAGCCTATGCCTGCGCCACAAAGAGCAGAGCAGAATGTCGGGGCCCCGGAAAGGGCCTGCAGGAGCAGATCCCCGATGGCAAGGCCTTACTGCTGCCCCTACGAGAACTGTGGGAAAGCTTACACCAAGCGCTCCCACCTCCTGAGTCACCAGCGCAAACACACAG GTGAGAGGCCCTATAAATGTCAGTGGGAAGGCTGTACGTGGTCTTTCTTCCGTTCTGATGAGCTTGGACGGCACATGCGGATACACACCAAATACCGGCCACACAGATGTGATCAGTGCGGCCGAGAGTTCATGAGATCTGACCATCTCCGGCAACACCAAAGGACTCATCTGCGGGCGCCAGgatcccccagcccacaggccaacgATGAAGAGAGAGCTGGTCCTCCTGCTCCTGATCTTTAG